One window of Camelina sativa cultivar DH55 chromosome 4, Cs, whole genome shotgun sequence genomic DNA carries:
- the LOC104779899 gene encoding protein AUXIN SIGNALING F-BOX 2, which translates to MNYFPDEVVEHVFDFVTSHKDRNAISLVCKSWYKIERYSRQKVFIGNCYATNPERLLRRFPCLKSLTLKGKPHFADFNLVPHEWGGFVLPWIEALARSRVGLEELRLKRMVVTDESLELLSRSFVNFKSLVLVSCEGFTTDGLASIAANCRHLRDLDLQENEIDDHRGQWLSCFPDTCTTLVTLNFACLEGETNLVALERLVARSPNLKSLKLNRAVPLDALARLMSCAPQMVDLGVGSYENDPESESYLKLQAAIKKCTSLRSLSGFLEAAPHCLSAFHPICHNLTSLNLSYAAEIHGSHLIKLIQHCKKLQRLWILDSIGDKGLEVVASTCKELQELRVFPSDLLGGGNTAVTEEGLVAISGGCPKLHSILYFCQQMTNAALVTVAKNCPNFIRFRLCILEPNKPDHVTSQPLDEGFGAIVKACKSLRRLSLSGLLTDQVFLYIGMYANQLEMLSIAFAGDTDKGMLYVLNGCKKMKKLEIRDSPFGDTALLADVSKYETMRSLWMSSCEVTLSGCKRLAEKAPWLNVEIINETDNNRMEENGHEGRQKVDKLYLYRTVVGTRMDAPPFVWIL; encoded by the exons ATGAATTATTTCCCGGATGAAGTAGTAGAGCACGTCTTCGACTTCGTTACATCTCACAAAGACAGGAATGCTATATCTTTGGTCTGCAAATCATGGTACAAGATTGAGAGATACAGTAGGCAAAAAGTGTTCATTGGGAACTGTTATGCAACTAATCCAGAGAGGTTGCTTAGGAGATTCCCATGTCTGAAGTCTCTGACTTTGAAAGGAAAGCCTCATTTTGCGGATTTCAATTTGGTTCCTCATGAATGGGGAGGTTTTGTGCTGCCTTGGATTGAGGCTTTAGCTCGGAGCCGTGTTGGTCTTGAGGAGCTTAGGTTGAAGAGGATGGTTGTTACTGATGAGAGTCTTGAGCTGCTCTCGCGTTCTTTTGTGAATTTTAAGTCTTTGGTGCTTGTTAGCTGTGAAGGGTTTACTACCGATGGTCTTGCCTCCATTGCTGCCAATTGCAG GCATCTTCGGGATCTGGACTTGCAAGAGAATGAAATCGATGATCATAGAGGTCAATGGCTAAGTTGTTTCCCAGACACTTGTACGACCCTTGTCACGCTAAACTTTGCGTGTCTCGAAGGAGAAACCAATCTGGTGGCTTTAGAGAGGCTTGTTGCTAGGTCTCCAAACCTGAAGAGTCTGAAGCTAAACCGTGCAGTTCCCCTAGATGCACTCGCAAGGTTGATGTCGTGTGCACCGCAGATGGTTGACTTAGGAGTAGGGTCGTATGAGAATGACCCGGAATCAGAGTCTTACCTGAAGCTCCAGGCTGCTATAAAGAAATGCACCTCGTTGAGGAGTTTGTCTGGTTTTCTAGAGGCTGCTCCTCACTGTCTCTCAGCTTTCCACCCAATATGTCATAACCTCACCTCCTTGAATCTTAGTTACGCAGCTGAGATTCATGGCAGCCACCTTATTAAGCTTATTCAGCATTGCAAGAAACTTCAGCGGCTATGG ATATTGGATAGTATAGGTGACAAAGGGCTTGAAGTTGTAGCTTCTACATGCAAAGAGTTACAAGAGCTTAGGGTTTTTCCATCTGATTTACTCGGTGGAGGCAACACAGCTGTGACCGAAGAAGGTCTAGTTGCAATCTCCGGTGGCTGCCCTAAGCTTCACTCGATACTCTACTTCTGCCAGCAGATGACAAACGCAGCTCTTGTAACCGTTGCCAAGAACTGTCCAAATTTCATCAGGTTCAGGCTCTGCATCCTCGAGCCAAACAAGCCTGATCACGTGACATCTCAACCACTAGACGAAGGCTTCGGAGCAATCGTCAAAGCCTGCAAAAGCCTAAGACGGCTTTCCCTCTCAGGACTCCTCACAGACCAAGTCTTCCTCTACATCGGGATGTACGCAAACCAGCTCGAGATGCTCTCCATAGCTTTCGCAGGAGATACAGACAAAGGCATGCTATACGTGTTGAACGGTtgcaagaagatgaagaagctagaGATTAGGGATAGTCCGTTTGGGGACACGGCGCTTCTTGCTGATGTGAGCAAGTATGAAACAATGCGATCCCTTTGGATGTCGTCATGTGAAGTAACGCTCAGCGGATGCAAAAGGCTCGCAGAGAAAGCGCCGTGGCTCAACGTTGAGATCATAAACGAGACCGATAACAACCGGATGGAGGAAAACGGACACGAGGGAAGACAGAAAGTGGATAAGTTGTATCTGTATCGGACTGTGGTTGGGACAAGAATGGATGCGCCGCCATTTGTTTGGATTCTCTAG
- the LOC104783569 gene encoding uncharacterized protein LOC104783569, with the protein MKAWYAKEAAVLKSWGSDERSYQLLAGYMHLLQKGNPWTIYKLHYTGGGLVVKQFKYLFFALRASIAGIKFMRKVVLVDGTVKKAKFKGVLIAASMQDANFQVFRIAFAIVDSENELAWTWSMVVPDAEDLVMVSDRHRSIYAAVATVYPQAFHCAAYLDAIPLEHWTQAQCKARRYYVMSRNIVEAVNDAVGKFLKLPIVSMVESIRTKLMGWFCIRRAKAERLVSFPDPITPNVNKLMLRYQKDSVGLPVKGVSKWTFQVGSGKKMYYVDLENKTCTCQQFQKLEIPSSHALAAARTHGVNVPSLVGSQFTVTVFPDSYEKFIYPVPNQSDEEVPTKLQETEVLAPENPNGPGRRCKKRIPSTREFSVPAAKKRKRGPSKCSIYSKQDITE; encoded by the exons atgaagGCATGGTATGCGAAGGAAGCTGCGGTTTTGAAAAGTTGGGGTAGTGATGAACGAAGCTATCAACTCCTAGCAGGGTACATGCATTTGCTGCAGAAAGGAAATCCATGGACAATATATAAACTTCACTATACTGGTGGTGGATTAGTTGTGAAGCAGTTCAAGTATCTATTTTTCGCACTTAGAGCAAGCATTGCAGGGATTAAATTCATGCGAAAGGTTGTTCTTGTTGATGGCACTGTTAAAAAGGCTAAGTTTAAGGGTGTTCTTATCGCTGCAAGCATGCAAGATGCCAATTTCCAAGTGTTCCGTATAGCGTTTGCTATTGTTGATTCAGAGAATGAATTGGCCTGGACATGGAGCATGGTTGTCCCTGACGCTGAGGATTTAGTTATGGTTTCTGACAGGCATAGGTCTATCTATGCTGCCGTAGCTACAGTTTATCCACAGGCTTTTCAT TGTGCAGCCTATCTGGACGCAATCCCACTTGAGCATTGGACTCAAGCTCAATGTAAGGCGAGACGCTACTATGTCATGAGCAGAAACATTGTCGAAGCTGTCAATGATGCAGTTGGTAAGTTTCTTAAACTACCTATTGTTTCAATGGTAGAATCTATTCGCACTAAGTTGATGGGGTGGTTCTGCATCCGTCGTGCAAAAGCAGAAAGGCTTGTAAGCTTTCCAGACCCGATAACACCAAATGTTAACAAGCTAATGTTACGCTATCAGAAGGATTCTGTGGGGTTGCCAGTGAAGGGTGTTTCAAAATGGACTTTTCAAGTTGGTTCAGGCAAGAAGATGTACTATGTTGATCTCGAAAATAAGACTTGCACCTGCCAACAGTTTCAGAAACTCGAAATACCATCTTCCCACGCGTTGGCTGCAGCAAGAACACACGGTGTTAACGTTCCTTCGCTTGTGGGATCACAATTCACGGTTACTGTTTTTCCTGACTCATACGAGAAGTTCATCTACCCTGTTCCTAACCAATCTGACGAGGAAGTGCCTACGAAGCTACAGGAAACAGAAGTCCTTGCACCAGAGAATCCCAATGGCCCGGGCCGCAGATGCAAAAAAAGGATCCCTTCAACTAGGGAGTTTTCA GTCCCAGCAgcgaagaagaggaaaagggGACCTAGCAAGTGTTCAATTTACTCAAAACAGGACATAACAGAGTGA